In the Centroberyx gerrardi isolate f3 chromosome 9, fCenGer3.hap1.cur.20231027, whole genome shotgun sequence genome, one interval contains:
- the hsd11b1la gene encoding hydroxysteroid 11-beta-dehydrogenase 1-like protein, with translation MRTFTKLILVGVGVAFLAVKWTAPSFDPESLKGARVLVTGASTGIGEQIAYHYARFGAQIVITARRENVLQQVAEKCLSLGAQKALYISADMASESDPDRVVSFALDQLGGLDYLLLNHIGPSPFSMWGGDVDHTRWLMKVNFFSYIQMAWKALPSLEQSKGSLVVVSSLLGKIPSPFVAPYTSTKFALNGFFGSLQHELAMKKSNVSISICTLGLIDTESAMEKIKGITDVPAYPATDAALNIIATGATRQQELFYPWFTCIVSLVKDWFPSVTNHIIRNTYRYHP, from the exons ATGAGAACTTTCACGAAACTCATACTAGTTGGTGTGGGCGTTGCTTTCCTGGCTGTCAAGTGGACTGCACCTAGTTTCGATCCAG AGTCTCTGAAAGGTGCCAGGGTTCTGGTGACCGGAGCCAGTACAGGTATCGGCGAACAAATCGCATATCACTACGCCCGCTTTGGTGCCCAGATTGTTATTACAGCAAGGAGGGAGAATGTTCTACAGCAG GTGGCAGAGAAGTGTCTGAGTCTGGGCGCCCAGAAAGCTCTGTACATATCAGCGGACATGGCCAGTGAGTCAGACCCAGACAGAGTGGTGAGTTTTGCTCTGGACCAGCTGGGAGGGCTGGATTACCTGCTGCTCAATCACATCGGACCGAGCCCCTTCAGCATGTGGGGGGGAGACGTGGATCACACCAGGTGGCTGATGAAG gTCAATTTCTTCAGCTATATTCAGATGGCTTGGAAAGCTTTGCCCTCCCTTGAGCAAAGTAAAGGTTCACTGGTGGTTGTCTCGTCACTTTTAG GTAAAATACCCAGTCCCTTTGTGGCACCTTACACCTCAACAAAGTTTGCCTTGAATGGCTTCTTCGGGTCCCTGCAGCATGAGCTGGCTATGAAGAAGAGCAATGTATCCATCTCTATATGCACGCTGGGGCTCATTGATACTGAATCAGCTATGGAGAAAATCAA GGGAATCACTGATGTTCCAGCCTATCCTGCCACAGATGCAGCCTTGAACATCATCGCTACAGGAGCCACGAGGCAGCAGGAGCTCTTCTACCCCTGGTTCACCTGCATTGTCAGTCTTGTCAAAGACTGGTTCCCCTCCGTCACAAACCATATCATCCGGAACACCTACAGATACCACCCATGA
- the LOC139917074 gene encoding spindlin-1-like isoform X1, translating to MSKKRGRKRSSGELSDTVTPDPNCILGVRIQHNWREKGNQSKWKGTVLDRLNVNPSLFMVKYDGFDCVYGIELFKDERVSNLQVLTEKVVNNKIKIPHGAEELVGKAVEHLFEKEDGEKNEWRGMVLSRAPIMTNWYYITYEKDPVLYMYQLWDDYADGDLRILPEAENKHLLPADRKPGEETESLVGKQVEYVTDKGVKRTGLVIYQVPAKPSVYYIKYDDDFHIHVYDLVKTT from the exons ATGTCCAAGAAAAGGGGCAG AAAGCGGAGTAGCGGGGAACTGAGTGACACAGTAACCCCTGACCCCAACTGCATTCTGGGAGTCCGTATTCAGCACAACTGGCGTGAGAAGGGGAACCAGAGCAAATGGAAGGGCACGGTGCTCGACAGGCTCAACGTTAACCCTTCTCTCTTCATGGTCAAGTATGACGGCTTCGACTGTGTCTACGGCATTGAGCTGTTCAAGGATGAGAGGGTGTCAAACCTACAAGTCCTTACAGAAAAAGTTG TAAACAACAAGATCAAGATACCTCACGGGGCTGAGGAGCTGGTGGGCAAAGCGGTGGAGCATCTCTTTGaaaaggaggatggagagaagaatgAGTGGAGGGGCATGGTGCTCTCCAGAGCTCCAATCATGACCAACTGGTATTATATCACTTATGAGAAGGACCCAGTGCTTTATATGTACCAGCTGTGGGATGACTATGCTGATGGGGACCTGAGGATTCTGCCTGAAGCAG aaaACAAGCACCTGTTACCTGCAGACAGGAAGCCAGGAGAAGAGACGGAGAGTCTGGTGGGCAAGCAGGTGGAGTATGTTACTGACAAGGGTGTGAAGAGAACGGGCCTGGTCATCTACCAGGTCCCCGCCAAGCCCTCGGTCTACTACATCAAATACGATGATGACTTTCACATCCACGTCTATGACCTGGTCAAAACCACCTAG
- the LOC139917074 gene encoding spindlin-W-like isoform X2: MVKYDGFDCVYGIELFKDERVSNLQVLTEKVVNNKIKIPHGAEELVGKAVEHLFEKEDGEKNEWRGMVLSRAPIMTNWYYITYEKDPVLYMYQLWDDYADGDLRILPEAENKHLLPADRKPGEETESLVGKQVEYVTDKGVKRTGLVIYQVPAKPSVYYIKYDDDFHIHVYDLVKTT, from the exons ATGGTCAAGTATGACGGCTTCGACTGTGTCTACGGCATTGAGCTGTTCAAGGATGAGAGGGTGTCAAACCTACAAGTCCTTACAGAAAAAGTTG TAAACAACAAGATCAAGATACCTCACGGGGCTGAGGAGCTGGTGGGCAAAGCGGTGGAGCATCTCTTTGaaaaggaggatggagagaagaatgAGTGGAGGGGCATGGTGCTCTCCAGAGCTCCAATCATGACCAACTGGTATTATATCACTTATGAGAAGGACCCAGTGCTTTATATGTACCAGCTGTGGGATGACTATGCTGATGGGGACCTGAGGATTCTGCCTGAAGCAG aaaACAAGCACCTGTTACCTGCAGACAGGAAGCCAGGAGAAGAGACGGAGAGTCTGGTGGGCAAGCAGGTGGAGTATGTTACTGACAAGGGTGTGAAGAGAACGGGCCTGGTCATCTACCAGGTCCCCGCCAAGCCCTCGGTCTACTACATCAAATACGATGATGACTTTCACATCCACGTCTATGACCTGGTCAAAACCACCTAG
- the micos13 gene encoding MICOS complex subunit MIC13, with amino-acid sequence MAAKILPVVKLATKVTIAGGALYVAYDSGLLGASEQGSEVLAKAKAAIPPAIQEWMKYFGLEAQLPTIPKIEFSPVQAWNSGVRSSISTLSDGPRKAGEYTNQGLQYLKDLTK; translated from the exons ATGGCGGCAAAGATTTTGCCTGTAGTGAA ATTGGCCACCAAGGTGACCATTGCAGGAGGAGCTCTGTATGTTGCCTATGACTCAGGACTGCTGGGGGCCAGTGAGCAGGGCTCAGAGGTGTTGGCCAAGGCCAAGGCTGCAATACCACCCGCGATACAAGAATGGATGAAATATTTTGGCCTGGAG GCTCAGCTCCCAACTATTCCAAAGATTGAATTCTCTCCCGTTCAGGCATGGAACTCTG GAGTGCGGTCGTCAATTTCAACTCTTTCAGACGGCCCAAGAAAAGCAGGTGAATACACAAATCAGGGTTTGCAGTATCTGAAAGACCTCACCAAgtga